From the genome of Polyodon spathula isolate WHYD16114869_AA unplaced genomic scaffold, ASM1765450v1 scaffolds_3967, whole genome shotgun sequence:
AATGCCCACGCCAAAATGAATACCATTCCATTTGGGAGTCTTGCGCTTGGAACGACGGATATTTTAGACATCTTCTACAACGCAGGCAAGTACTGGCTTGACATGCTCTCGTCTAGGCGTTGTTTGCAGGTATTTACGGCTCGGTGTCCAAACCTGAGCAAGGGCATCAGCTATCCTGAAGATACTGTAAGGAATGCAAGTGCGTAATGACTGGACGttgtgtttccatttttaaatctaaacgcTAAACTTGtaaataacattctttaaaaaaaattaaaataataaaaagttgttCTTGGCAATTGTGTCTCCAAAGACGTCAGTTTCCTTTTGATCTGAATGCACTGACCTTGGCACAGAATCAGAAGACGTACATGACTGTTAGATTTTACATGAACGTGTGTCCTCGGGCAGTACAATCTACGCATTGGTCACCATTATGTGATTTGGGTCAGTAGGTTTTGCACATTGTtgactagggggggggggggggggggtgtggggggtggggagtggggtgggggtgggggtgagggaggggtgggggggggggggggggggggggggggggggggggggtagctggTATAATACACATTAAATACCCAGAATAGCAGCTGTGTTGTAATGTAGGGTGGTATAAGAGTCAGTATTCTCTTCTTTTAATGCGTTGTGGGGGGTAGAAAAATCACCAAAAGAAGAAATGAAACCTGGCGGTGTAGGCACACagatatgcaaaaaataaatacaaaaatctagATTGTTACAACAGAGGTCACAAAGGACAAGGTGTCTAAGATGAAGGATTATAAGAGCGCAGCTGAATCGCAGAATTTTCCCACAGCGACAGGTTTTCTCCTTTGAGCGATAATAGTAAGCCCTTACAATAGTCCTCTCGGTGTCTGTATGGAGGATCTGCAGTATCGCCCTGAGCATATCAAGGCCGTAATGTTTAATACCAAGCTGTAACGACCAAACCCCGTTAAACCTTGAATGTGTACACATGGGCGGGAGTGCCGATTCAGAAGACCGTTTTCGACAGGATAGATTTTAGAACTATTTCTAAACCTCATCTCCTCTCTACCGATAGGAAGGGCAGCACATTTTTACAGGAACCATCCTTTACACATCAAGATATTGTACCGTATTTGATTCAGGCGTAGGCACAATAAAGGGAAAAGAAGAGTTTTGAGAGAAAGCCCTAAAAAGAATCCTTAATTCATAATTAATTTGATGCATTAATTAAAACTTCAGTTTTAAGACAAGGTTGACTAGTTAAGAGCCACCCAGCCCAGGTGGTTAGAGGTCATTGTTAGTCCCTGGACTTCTTAATAGCAAAGGGTTCACTTGTATTTTgctttttcggggggggggggggggtccacagCAGCAGGTTCAAATCACATAGAAGACTGTAGTTATGTTAAACGTATGATAGGTGTTAATATCATATGGAGGGACACATCATAATGTTAGAATCCAATAGTACGTACTATGcgtaaaaaaaaggtttttaaaatgtaagttggGGGGGGGCAACATTTGTGATGGACGACGATTATTCAATGTTGAATGGCAGCTGCAATTGGTGGAATCATGCGTGAACGTTGAATTGGGAGGTTATGAAAGGATTCTGAAGCCTGGTTTTGCGGATTGAGTGTTTTTGGCCTTGCAACGTTGCAGTGGTGTAATTAGTGATACGTTCTGCCAGCCCCCCGCTTCGACCACCTGTGATACTGGAGATTTTCACAATGACCAACACACTTCACCCTGTACTGTGTGAAGAATCAGAACTACTCAGCCCTCAGTGAGGCCTGGCGGGTCCTGCAATGGAAGGCTCGTGACTCCTGAGCTTGTAGGCATTGCAGAATGGGCCAGACACTGTCCCTGATGAGGCTTTCCATGTTCAGTCTCTAGTTACGGGTTGATGAGAAGGCCAATTGTGAAGGGAGTCCTCTATATATCACGTACATGTTTAAAAGACCATTGTTAAATGGTCCTTGTTAGCTTTAAGACAGTTAGCAGTAGAGACAGGCTGTGTTCCAGGTCCACACCTTCGGGTTTTCATCTTGCCCCCCCCGAGGCTAGTTTCACACAGCATTCTAAGTACACGGTTGCAGCTCTAGCAGCAAGCTTTCATGTTTCGCTGCCTGTTTTGGGTTTGGTTATATAGGAAGCATAGAGTGTGTTTGGTAGACCGGGTCCACAGTTATTACTCATACATACCTTGCTGAGTGGAGTTCTACTAAAGCTTGTGGCGTTGGTGCCTATCTAAAAAAACCGAAGGGGAAACAGATAGCTTGCTAGCTAGCAGCCTGCAAAGTGCTACATtagaagtgctttgtgaaactagccTCGGGGGGGGCACGCCTGAACTCGAAGGTGTGGCACTGGAACACAGTGTCTACTGTCAAACCTGTTTATAAAGACTAACAAGGCACCATTTAACAATGGTCTTTTTTAAACATGGTAAGTGATATAAGGTGACTCTTCAAAATTGTCTTTCTATTTCACCTGTAATAGAGAGACATGTGAAGCCTCATCAGTGCAGTGTACTGGCACATTCTGCAATGCCTACAAGCTCATGGAGTCAGCAGCTTCCCATTGCAGGAGCCGGCCCTCACCTTGAGTGCCTGCAGGTCGTTCTGATTCTTCACACAGTACAGGATGAAGTTGTTGGTCATGCTGAAACTCTCCCGTACTCCCAGGTGGTAGAAGAGGGAGGGCTGGCAGAACGTATCACTCATCTCCACCACTGCAACGTCTGCAAGAAAAACACATCAATCCGCAAAACAGCTTCAGAATCCTTTCATTAAACCTCCCAATTCAAGTTCCATCTGTCGTTCCACATTGCCCAGCTGCCATTCACATTGAATAATAGCGTTCCAATTCAAaatgtttcaattacattttaaaaccaccttttttttaagcatattaCGTCACATAATTGGATtctaaataaattatgtatgtgTCCCTCCATACTGATATTAAACTATATACGTTTAACATAATACAGTTATTATGTGATTCTGAACTGCTGCTGTGGACCGAAAAAGCAAAATACAGTGAAACTTTGCTATTAAGACCAGTCCAGGGACTAACAATGACCTTAACACCTGGGTGGTCTTACCTTAGTCAACCTCTGATCTTAAACACTGTatgttttacattaatttatcaaataattattaaattaaggatttttttatggtcttctctccaaaactcttctTATTGTGTTAAGCTTAATCAAATAGGTAAATATCTTGCATGTGTAAAGGATAGTGTTCTGTAAAACATGCATGCCCCGTCCCTATCGGTGAGAGGAGATGAGGTTATAAACTAGTCTAAAATTCCTAATCCTGTCGAACCCGGCTCTTCTGCATcggcctccgccctgttacacattCAAGGTTTTAACGGGGTTTGGTCGTTAACAGCATTCTGGTAATTAAACATTGGCTTGATATGTCAGGGCACTGCAGATGGTCATACAGCAAGAGAGGAACTATTGTAAATGGCTTAATATTACTCGTCAACAGGAGCAAATGTCGCTGTGGAAATTCTGCGATCAGCTGCGCTCCCTTATAATCTTCCATCTAGACACTTGTCCTTTGTGACCTCTGTTTGTAAAATcctagatttttttattttttttttgcctatctGTTGCTGCCTACACCTGCCAGGTTTATTTCTTCTTTGgtgactttttttcccccacaacaGCATTACAGATTAGAATACTGACTTTATAACACCCATAATACCAACAGCCTGTATTCTGGGTATTGTAATTGTGTATTAAAACCAGCTAAGTAACAATGTCACAAACCTACTGCAATACCATAATGGTGACACAATGCGTAATTGTACTGCCGAGACACGTTCATGTAAAATCTAAAGTCATGTACGTCTTTGATTCTGTGCCAAGGTCAGTGCATTCAGATCAAAAGGAAACTGACGTCTTTGGAGACACAATTGCCAAGaacaactttttattattttaattttttctaaagAATGTTATTTACAAGTTTAgcgtttagatttaaaaatggaaacacaaCGTCCAGTCATTACGCACTTGCATTCCTTACAGTATCTTCAGGATAGCTGATGCCCTTGCTCAGGTTTGGACACCGAGCTGTAAATACCTGCAAACAACGCCTAGACGAGAGCATGTCAAGCCAGTACTTGCCTGCGTTGTAGAAGATGTCTAAAATATCCGTCGTTCCAAGCGCAAGACTCCCAAATGGAATGGTATTCATTTTGGCGTGGGCATTGGCACAAGCCTCTTCCAGGCATCTTAGTGAAAGATTCTCTTCCGACTGCTGCAAATCAGTTTCGTCTATTAAAATGTATACCACAGTTATTGCTCTAGTTCGGCTCCTGGGAGAAATTATATCTTTAGATGTACTGCTTAACGCAATAGCCAAAGGGTCCTGCCAAAAGCTCCCGGCTGAAGCGCCGTTTGTGACCGCCTTGGGCTCGTTTTGCAGCGGCCTGTCGTAGTGTTCATCCATTTCgccttgtattttttattgctcATGTGAAGCCACTACGTCTCCAGCCCGTCCATGCTTCGGTAAATCCACATGTCAGTCGGCAGGCACTTCTAAGTTCTAGGAAGTTCACTTTCTGTTTGCTCTCTCAAGCAGTCAGCAGACACGCCCCGCAAAAACTTTCCTTAACAAAATGTTTGTACCAATGCGACCTCTTGTGTCGTTCGGATAAAAGTGTGCAAAATTAAAACACTAACCACAGTACAGGATGAGAgggaaactaaataaaaaaaaacatgcatatgtacgtatattaaaatgcatgggTTCGTAAACAAATGAATATCGTAGCATAGTCTGAATATTGAGTATAACTGAATACCATTTGTAACCCAGAAGAAAAAGCCAGTGCATACCTTATTATTGTCTCACAGTGGGACAATGGTAGCAGGCAGGATTCAAGGGAGAAGGAATTATgtctacataaaaaaacaaggtaaacCAAATGGACTGGCAACAAATTCTATTATTGTATAAGATATACAATATTGCAATAAGCAGACCCTAAGGAATATTTTAGTAATAATACAGGACATGAATGCCCCAATGGAGAACGTTGCTTTTTGGATTACACAGTGAAACAACACTTACTtgtgtattaatattttattaattcacgttaCATATGCAGAAAGAACTTTTTGAGTTGTGCATTTTATTCTGGAGATTCcagattgtttttattatgtacatAAAGAATGACAGAGCACAGAAACcacaaacaaatattgaaaatacgaACAAGCAGTTTTCAAAAGGcttgacaaaaagaaaaaatctgaatCAGTTAAAGACCTATTACAGAAGTATAGCAATACAGGCGCATCACTTCATATTATTATGGCGGAAATCAAACCTGACAGTGTTTTATATATTCAGATATATTGTATAGGGTCCTGTACGATACAAGCTGACAGCCATCCAAGACCGGTCACAGAGAAACATCACCTGAACTTCATATCTGTGTACTTGTATGAATACCCAATCCCTCTCCCAGTTTTCCAGTCTATGCCGTATTTAATTGCTTCCTGGGAATACTTCCCGTTTAAGTTTGAAAAGTAGCAGGCCTGATACCACCAGGCTCCACTGACAGTGACGGCACAGTTCAAGGACCCCTTGTCATTGTCCTTATCAAAAGTGGAGAAAGGCTGGTCATTATGAAAGGTCAGAGAATCCCCTAGACAGACAAAATATTCAGAGTTATTCATTTTCTAGAGCAACAAACCATCTACCAACATGTAATATTTGGtgatctgttatttgttttatagcaATAATAGTGAATTTTTCATTCACAAAAAGTGGTGCAGATAGAACCTTGGTGTAATATATACCAT
Proteins encoded in this window:
- the LOC121312557 gene encoding mitogen-activated protein kinase kinase kinase 6-like, with amino-acid sequence MDEHYDRPLQNEPKAVTNGASAGSFWQDPLAIALSSTSKDIISPRSRTRAITVVYILIDETDLQQSEENLSLRCLEEACANAHAKMNTIPFGSLALGTTDILDIFYNADVAVVEMSDTFCQPSLFYHLGVRESFSMTNNFILYCVKNQNDLQALKVRAGSCNGKLLTP